Proteins co-encoded in one Acidovorax sp. 69 genomic window:
- a CDS encoding ABC transporter ATP-binding protein, with product MHTSLTTKFIEVHGVEQTFKTAKGLFPALKGINLTIAKGEFVALIGHSGCGKSTLLNLIAGLTTPTNGVLLCANKEIKGPGPERAVVFQNHSLLPWLTCFDNIYLAVERVFGAKETKAQLKARTDAALALVGLTPAGQKRPGEISGGMKQRVGIARALSMEPQVLLMDEPFGALDALTRAKLQDELLEIVARTQSTVVMVTHDVDEAVLLSDKIVMMTNGPSATIGEVLTVDLPRPRKRVELAEDPQYVHYRKAVIDFLYTRQGHVEKAA from the coding sequence ATGCATACATCTCTCACCACCAAATTCATCGAGGTCCATGGCGTCGAGCAGACTTTCAAGACGGCCAAGGGCCTGTTTCCGGCGCTGAAGGGCATCAATCTGACGATTGCCAAGGGCGAATTCGTTGCGCTGATTGGCCACTCGGGCTGCGGCAAGTCCACCCTGCTGAACCTGATCGCGGGCCTGACCACGCCCACCAATGGCGTGCTGCTGTGCGCCAACAAGGAGATCAAAGGCCCGGGCCCGGAGCGCGCCGTGGTGTTTCAAAACCACTCGCTGCTGCCCTGGCTGACCTGCTTTGACAACATCTACCTGGCCGTGGAGCGCGTGTTTGGCGCCAAGGAAACCAAGGCCCAGCTCAAGGCCCGCACCGATGCGGCGCTCGCCTTGGTCGGCCTCACGCCTGCAGGGCAAAAGCGCCCCGGCGAAATATCGGGCGGCATGAAACAACGTGTGGGCATTGCCCGTGCGCTGTCGATGGAGCCCCAGGTGTTGCTGATGGACGAGCCCTTTGGTGCACTCGACGCCCTGACCCGCGCCAAATTGCAAGACGAGCTGCTGGAGATCGTGGCCCGCACCCAAAGCACCGTGGTGATGGTGACGCACGATGTGGACGAGGCCGTACTGCTGTCCGACAAGATCGTGATGATGACCAACGGCCCTTCTGCGACGATTGGTGAGGTGCTGACCGTTGATCTGCCCCGCCCCCGCAAACGCGTGGAACTGGCCGAAGACCCGCAGTACGTGCACTACCGCAAGGCGGTGATCGACTTTTTGTACACGCGCCAAGGGCACGTCGAAAAGGCAGCTTGA
- a CDS encoding CBS domain-containing protein, protein MTVVAKILQSKPDATVHTIRPTDSVLEALQLMADKGIGALVVTEGDAIVGIFTERDYARKIALLGRTSAATLARDVMTTAVRFVRPEQTSEHCMQMMSAGRLRHLPVVDGSGKLVGMISIGDLVKDIISEQKFIIEQLEQYITGTH, encoded by the coding sequence ATGACTGTCGTAGCCAAGATTCTTCAATCCAAGCCTGACGCCACCGTGCACACCATCAGGCCCACCGATTCTGTGCTGGAGGCCTTGCAGCTGATGGCCGACAAGGGCATCGGCGCGCTGGTGGTCACTGAGGGGGACGCCATCGTCGGCATCTTTACCGAGCGCGACTATGCGCGAAAGATCGCCCTGCTGGGTCGCACTTCGGCCGCGACCCTGGCGCGCGACGTGATGACCACCGCGGTGCGCTTCGTGCGGCCTGAGCAGACCAGTGAGCATTGCATGCAGATGATGAGCGCCGGCCGCCTGCGCCACTTGCCCGTGGTAGATGGCAGCGGCAAGCTGGTGGGCATGATCTCCATCGGTGACTTGGTCAAGGACATCATCTCCGAGCAGAAATTCATCATTGAACAACTGGAGCAATACATCACGGGCACGCACTGA
- a CDS encoding DUF4148 domain-containing protein: MNNTARFLSIAAVAAFASFGAQADEADASQFATKFETNRTRAEVAAEAATVAQTRSIEPAGSRVVTYKSTADRAAVRAQAADAVRTGQIPSGERG; this comes from the coding sequence ATGAACAACACCGCACGTTTCCTCTCCATCGCCGCTGTCGCCGCTTTCGCTTCTTTTGGTGCCCAGGCCGACGAAGCCGATGCTTCGCAATTTGCCACCAAGTTTGAAACCAACCGCACCCGCGCTGAAGTGGCTGCTGAAGCCGCTACCGTGGCACAGACCCGTTCCATCGAGCCTGCTGGCTCGCGTGTCGTGACTTACAAGTCCACGGCTGACCGCGCTGCTGTGCGTGCCCAGGCTGCTGACGCTGTGCGTACTGGCCAGATCCCTTCGGGCGAGCGCGGTTGA
- a CDS encoding DUF4148 domain-containing protein, translated as MNKTARFLSIAAVAAFASFGAQADEADASQFATKFETSRTRAEVAAEAATVAATSSTVPAGSRVLSFTSTADRAAVSAQAATALRAGQISSGEIGSL; from the coding sequence ATGAACAAGACTGCCCGTTTTCTGTCTATCGCCGCTGTGGCCGCTTTCGCTTCTTTTGGCGCACAAGCCGACGAAGCCGATGCTTCGCAATTTGCCACCAAGTTTGAAACCAGCCGCACCCGCGCTGAAGTGGCTGCTGAAGCCGCTACCGTGGCAGCAACCAGCAGCACGGTGCCCGCTGGCTCCCGCGTGTTGTCCTTCACGTCCACGGCTGACCGCGCTGCGGTGAGCGCCCAGGCAGCCACCGCTCTGCGTGCTGGCCAGATCTCGTCCGGCGAAATCGGCTCCCTGTAA
- a CDS encoding TRAP transporter substrate-binding protein, giving the protein MKTFRRTLLAALSVAAVACSFQVAAQDFKPRIIRFGYGLNEDSNQGRATKLFAQEVEKASGGKMKLRAIGAAALGSDVQMQQALIGGAQEMMVGSTATLVGITKEMAIWDTPFLFNNAKEADVVLDGPVGQKVMDKLQEKGLVGLVYWENGFRNLTNNKRAITKLEDMDGVKLRVMQNNVFLDSFKTLGANAVPLPFSELFTALETKTVDGQENPYNTILSSKFYEVQKYLTVTNHVYSPWIVLVSKKYWDGLSKAEQKVLLDAAKKSRDFERQDTRAEADKALADLRAKGMQVNELPVTEANRMREKLGAVNASIAANVGEGLWKEVQGAVAQARGGK; this is encoded by the coding sequence ATGAAAACTTTCCGTCGTACCCTGCTCGCCGCGTTGTCGGTGGCTGCCGTTGCCTGCTCGTTCCAGGTGGCTGCGCAAGATTTCAAGCCGCGCATCATCCGCTTTGGCTACGGCCTGAACGAGGACTCCAACCAGGGTCGGGCGACCAAGCTGTTTGCCCAGGAAGTGGAAAAGGCCTCGGGCGGCAAGATGAAGCTGCGCGCCATCGGTGCCGCCGCCTTGGGCTCGGACGTGCAGATGCAGCAGGCCCTGATCGGCGGCGCGCAGGAGATGATGGTGGGCTCCACCGCCACGCTGGTGGGCATCACCAAGGAAATGGCGATCTGGGACACGCCATTCCTGTTCAACAACGCGAAGGAAGCCGATGTGGTGCTGGACGGCCCCGTGGGCCAAAAGGTGATGGACAAGTTGCAGGAAAAGGGCCTGGTGGGTCTTGTGTACTGGGAAAACGGTTTCCGCAATCTCACCAATAACAAGCGCGCCATCACCAAGCTGGAAGACATGGACGGCGTCAAGCTGCGCGTGATGCAGAACAACGTGTTCCTCGACAGTTTCAAGACCCTGGGCGCCAACGCGGTGCCGCTGCCGTTTTCAGAACTGTTCACCGCGCTCGAAACCAAGACGGTGGATGGCCAGGAGAACCCCTACAACACCATCCTGTCGAGCAAGTTCTATGAGGTGCAAAAGTACCTCACCGTGACCAACCACGTTTACAGCCCCTGGATCGTGCTGGTGAGCAAGAAGTACTGGGACGGCCTCTCGAAAGCTGAGCAGAAGGTGCTACTCGATGCCGCCAAGAAGAGCCGCGACTTTGAGCGCCAGGACACGCGCGCCGAAGCGGACAAGGCGCTGGCAGACCTGCGGGCCAAGGGCATGCAGGTCAACGAACTGCCGGTCACTGAAGCCAATCGCATGCGTGAAAAGCTGGGTGCCGTGAACGCCAGCATTGCCGCCAACGTGGGCGAAGGCCTGTGGAAAGAGGTGCAGGGTGCCGTGGCGCAGGCGCGCGGGGGCAAGTAA
- a CDS encoding TRAP transporter large permease subunit produces MAFVVFSLGMLVLMGTGMNMGLALVLTGAGMAWVLDFWDAQLLAQNLVAGVDSFPLLAVPFFILAGELMNSGGISRRIIDMAQAWVGHIRGGLGYVAIGAAVLMASMSGSALADTAALATILLPMMRQQGYPMNTSAGLIASGGIIAPIIPPSMPFVIYGVTTNTSISALFVSGIVPGLMMGAGLIFAWRWVLRGLDLPQGKPLPVKDRLRATVRAFWAMLMPLIIIGGMKTGVFTPTEAAVVAAFYALVVALFVHREMKLADIYGVLVRAAKTTSIVMFLCAGAQVASYMITLADLPNVLTSWLGPLVENPRLLMAVMMIVLVLIGTALDLTPTILIFAPVMLPIAVKAGIDPVYFGLMFVLNGAIGLITPPVGTVLNVVAGVGRISMHSVIKGVNPFLFTYVLILALLVVFPQIVTAPVVWLR; encoded by the coding sequence ATGGCCTTTGTGGTCTTTTCGCTGGGCATGCTGGTGCTGATGGGCACCGGCATGAACATGGGCCTGGCCCTGGTGCTTACGGGCGCAGGCATGGCCTGGGTGCTCGACTTCTGGGATGCGCAGCTGCTGGCCCAGAACCTGGTGGCCGGGGTGGACAGCTTTCCGCTGCTGGCGGTGCCGTTCTTCATCCTGGCGGGTGAGCTGATGAACTCGGGCGGTATCAGCCGCCGCATCATCGATATGGCGCAGGCCTGGGTGGGGCATATCCGGGGCGGGCTGGGTTATGTGGCCATTGGCGCTGCGGTGCTCATGGCCAGCATGAGCGGCTCGGCGCTGGCCGACACGGCGGCGCTGGCCACCATCCTGCTGCCCATGATGCGCCAGCAGGGCTACCCCATGAACACCTCGGCCGGGCTGATTGCCTCAGGCGGGATCATTGCGCCCATCATTCCGCCATCGATGCCGTTCGTGATCTATGGCGTGACCACCAACACCTCCATTTCGGCCTTGTTTGTGTCGGGCATCGTGCCGGGGCTGATGATGGGCGCAGGTCTTATCTTTGCCTGGCGCTGGGTGCTGCGCGGCCTGGACCTGCCGCAGGGCAAGCCCCTGCCCGTCAAGGACCGCTTGCGAGCCACGGTCCGTGCGTTCTGGGCCATGTTGATGCCCCTCATCATCATTGGCGGCATGAAGACGGGCGTGTTCACGCCCACCGAGGCCGCCGTGGTGGCCGCGTTCTATGCGCTGGTGGTGGCACTGTTCGTGCACCGTGAGATGAAACTCGCAGACATCTATGGCGTGCTGGTGCGTGCGGCCAAAACGACCTCCATCGTGATGTTTTTGTGCGCTGGCGCTCAGGTGGCCAGCTACATGATCACGCTGGCCGACCTGCCCAATGTGTTGACGAGCTGGCTGGGCCCGCTGGTGGAGAACCCGCGCCTGCTGATGGCCGTGATGATGATCGTGTTGGTGCTGATTGGCACGGCGCTCGACCTCACGCCCACCATCCTGATCTTTGCGCCCGTGATGCTGCCCATTGCCGTCAAGGCGGGGATCGACCCGGTGTATTTCGGGCTGATGTTTGTGCTCAACGGCGCCATTGGCCTCATCACCCCGCCTGTGGGTACGGTGCTCAACGTGGTGGCCGGGGTAGGGCGCATATCGATGCACAGCGTGATCAAGGGTGTGAACCCCTTCCTCTTTACCTATGTGCTGATCCTGGCGCTGCTGGTCGTGTTCCCGCAGATCGTGACCGCGCCTGTCGTCTGGTTGAGATGA
- a CDS encoding TRAP transporter small permease yields MNSPAQPEATLPVPLSRFAKTSQVLMAGCLGVMAVAVFINVVLRYGFGSGVAASEELSRLLFVWMVFIGAAAAYPAGEHMAFTSLAGLLAKRPLAFGVLTAVIRLLVMAASAMLAWGAWQQVVVGMGSRSVVMAYPAALLPLPAFLCAVAIGVMATIELIQRKPLDLGHGAEVE; encoded by the coding sequence ATGAATTCCCCCGCACAACCCGAGGCCACGCTGCCCGTACCGCTGAGCCGCTTTGCCAAAACCTCCCAGGTATTGATGGCCGGTTGCCTGGGCGTGATGGCCGTGGCCGTGTTCATCAATGTCGTGCTGCGTTACGGTTTTGGCAGTGGCGTGGCGGCGAGCGAAGAGTTGTCGCGCCTGCTGTTCGTCTGGATGGTTTTCATTGGTGCCGCAGCGGCTTACCCCGCTGGCGAACACATGGCTTTTACCAGTCTTGCCGGCCTGCTGGCCAAGCGCCCGCTGGCGTTTGGGGTGCTGACGGCAGTGATCCGTTTGTTGGTGATGGCTGCCAGCGCCATGTTGGCCTGGGGCGCCTGGCAGCAGGTGGTGGTGGGCATGGGCAGCCGGTCGGTGGTCATGGCCTACCCGGCGGCGCTGCTGCCGTTGCCGGCTTTTTTGTGCGCGGTGGCCATTGGTGTGATGGCGACCATCGAGTTGATTCAACGCAAGCCCTTGGACCTGGGCCACGGCGCGGAGGTGGAGTGA
- a CDS encoding gluconokinase encodes MGVAGCGKSSLGAALARAEGLPLIEGDDHHSPASREKMRQGIALTDMDREGWLATLGQLLQAQPKGVVLTCSALKRVYRDRLRSACPGLRFAFLEIDRTNAGQRVAARADTHFFSSALVDSQFATLESPVGEAGVLRLDALLDLPTLQQQASAWIAMKETA; translated from the coding sequence ATGGGCGTGGCCGGCTGCGGTAAATCCAGCCTGGGTGCCGCTTTGGCCCGCGCCGAAGGTTTGCCCTTGATCGAGGGGGATGACCACCACAGCCCCGCCAGCCGCGAAAAAATGCGCCAGGGCATTGCCCTGACCGACATGGACCGCGAGGGCTGGTTGGCCACGCTGGGCCAGTTGTTGCAGGCGCAGCCGAAGGGCGTGGTGCTGACCTGTTCGGCCCTCAAGAGGGTGTACCGGGACCGTTTGCGCAGTGCCTGCCCCGGGCTGCGTTTCGCATTTCTGGAGATTGACCGCACGAACGCCGGTCAGCGCGTGGCGGCCCGTGCAGACACCCATTTCTTTTCCAGTGCGCTGGTGGACAGTCAGTTTGCAACGCTGGAGTCGCCGGTGGGCGAGGCGGGCGTGCTCCGCCTGGACGCGCTGCTGGACCTGCCGACCTTGCAGCAGCAGGCATCGGCCTGGATCGCCATGAAGGAAACCGCATGA